One window from the genome of Bradyrhizobium xenonodulans encodes:
- a CDS encoding ANTAR domain-containing response regulator, producing MSAEQSPKIVIVDESPIRAAILEEGLREAGFTQIVHIREMQSLLARIYAVDPDIILIDLENPSRDVLEAMFQVSRAVKRPIAMFVDQSDSSSIQASVEAGVSAYIVDGLKKERIKPILDLCVSRFNAFAKLQEELERTKSQLEDRKIIEKAKGILMKVKGLNEDEAYVLLRSTAMREKKKIGEIAQSIITASEMLK from the coding sequence ATGAGCGCCGAACAGTCGCCCAAAATCGTGATTGTCGACGAAAGCCCGATCCGGGCTGCGATCCTTGAGGAAGGGTTGCGGGAGGCCGGATTCACGCAGATCGTCCATATCCGCGAGATGCAGAGCCTGCTGGCCCGTATTTATGCGGTGGACCCCGACATCATCCTGATCGATCTGGAAAACCCCAGCCGCGACGTGCTCGAGGCGATGTTCCAGGTCAGCCGCGCCGTGAAGCGGCCGATCGCGATGTTCGTCGACCAGAGCGATTCATCCTCGATCCAGGCGTCGGTGGAGGCGGGGGTGTCGGCCTACATCGTCGACGGCCTGAAGAAGGAGCGCATCAAGCCGATCCTCGACCTCTGCGTGTCCCGCTTCAACGCCTTCGCCAAGCTCCAGGAGGAACTGGAGCGTACCAAGTCGCAGCTCGAGGACCGCAAGATCATCGAGAAGGCCAAGGGCATTTTGATGAAGGTCAAAGGCCTCAACGAGGACGAGGCCTACGTGCTGCTGCGCTCCACCGCCATGCGCGAGAAGAAAAAGATCGGCGAGATCGCCCAGTCGATCATCACCGCGTCGGAGATGCTGAAATGA
- a CDS encoding CmpA/NrtA family ABC transporter substrate-binding protein, whose product MTAPLRIGFIPLVDAAALIVAVDKGFAAAEGLEIELVREVSWSNVRDKLNIGLFDAAHLLAPVAIASSLGLGHVKVPIAAPFNLGINGNAITVSPALHAALMEEIDGDRFDPLATAKALAKVVARRRKAGADPLTFGMTFPFSTHNYQLRFWMAAAGVDPDEDVRLVVLPPPYMVESLRSGHVDAFCVGAPWNSVAVDLGIGHILHFVSDILVRAAEKVLAVRQTWADKNPDVVAALVRAAVKGAAFIEQPANLAEAAQILAQSERIGVDAEVIQRTLTGRLKISPDGTFRESGRYLLVGREGAGRPEPVQAAWLYAQMVRWGQTALTPDGVKTAMAVFRPDLYDAALGQRPPEEAPAAFGAFAGPTFDPANIRGHLEAFEVGRWKA is encoded by the coding sequence ATGACCGCTCCCCTTCGCATCGGGTTCATTCCGCTGGTCGATGCCGCCGCCCTGATCGTCGCCGTCGACAAGGGCTTTGCCGCCGCCGAGGGTCTCGAGATCGAGCTGGTGCGCGAGGTCTCCTGGTCCAACGTCCGCGACAAGCTCAATATCGGCCTGTTCGACGCCGCGCATCTGCTCGCACCCGTGGCGATCGCGTCCTCGCTCGGGCTCGGCCACGTCAAGGTGCCGATCGCGGCGCCCTTCAATCTCGGCATCAACGGCAATGCGATCACGGTCTCGCCGGCGCTGCATGCCGCGCTGATGGAAGAGATCGACGGCGACCGCTTCGATCCGCTCGCCACCGCAAAGGCGCTCGCGAAGGTGGTCGCCAGGCGGCGCAAGGCAGGGGCCGATCCGCTGACCTTCGGCATGACTTTCCCGTTCTCGACCCACAATTATCAGCTTCGGTTCTGGATGGCGGCGGCCGGCGTCGATCCGGACGAGGACGTGCGCCTCGTGGTGCTGCCGCCGCCTTACATGGTCGAGAGCCTCAGGAGCGGTCATGTCGATGCGTTTTGCGTCGGCGCGCCCTGGAATTCGGTCGCGGTCGATCTCGGCATCGGCCACATCCTGCATTTCGTCTCCGACATTCTCGTGCGGGCAGCAGAGAAGGTCCTGGCCGTCCGCCAGACCTGGGCCGACAAGAATCCGGATGTGGTTGCAGCCCTGGTGCGTGCGGCGGTGAAGGGGGCCGCGTTCATCGAGCAGCCCGCAAATCTCGCTGAGGCCGCGCAGATCCTGGCGCAGTCCGAACGGATCGGCGTCGATGCCGAAGTCATTCAGCGGACCCTGACGGGGCGTCTGAAGATTTCGCCCGACGGGACCTTCCGCGAGAGTGGCCGCTATCTCCTGGTCGGACGCGAAGGGGCAGGGCGCCCCGAGCCTGTCCAGGCCGCCTGGCTCTATGCGCAGATGGTGCGCTGGGGCCAGACGGCGCTGACGCCCGATGGCGTCAAGACGGCGATGGCCGTGTTCAGGCCCGACCTTTACGACGCGGCCCTCGGCCAACGGCCGCCCGAGGAAGCTCCCGCGGCGTTCGGAGCATTTGCCGGGCCCACGTTCGATCCTGCCAACATCCGGGGGCATTTGGAGGCCTTCGAGGTCGGGCGCTGGAAGGCCTGA
- a CDS encoding NirA family protein, whose amino-acid sequence MKIDTLSVDFSDEQKRYLEGFTTGLQISRVGRGLGGGAGKANAEPVGPDAVHIKAQDKVIASGKKLADQEKFKRDEHPFDAYPRLRQQALDNAPPSPADNFRWRYYGIFYVAPTQDSYMSRLRIPNGIMKHWQLSGLADLADELCGPYSHVTTRANLQLREIPPKNAVKLIEGIQDLGLCSRGSGADNIRNVTGTPTAGIDPQEILDTRSYAREWHYHILNDRSLYGLPRKFNVAFDGAGRIAVLEETNDIAFTAFEVKDGFGVEPGVWFRLGLGGITGHKDFAKYSGIIVKPEQATAVADAIVRVFIEHGDRTNRNKARLKYVLDSMGHDGFLKLVEERLKTPFTRVPEEAFAPRPAADRMAHIGVHKQKQDGLNWIGVSLTLGKISCDQMRGLAKVSRDLGDGEIRLTVWQNLLISGVRDENVELAIAAIKQIGLAVEASHIRAGLIACTGNAGCRFAASNTKRNAEEIGDWCEPRVAMDKPVNIHVTGCHHSCAQHYISDIGLIGARVPVNEEDTVEGYHLFTGGGFGPDADVGQEVYHDLKAEDAPKTVEGLLKAYMAHRSSPDETFLSFARRHDGETLRKLADAQVSA is encoded by the coding sequence ATGAAAATCGATACGCTCTCAGTCGACTTTTCCGACGAGCAGAAACGCTATCTCGAAGGCTTCACGACTGGCTTGCAGATCAGCCGGGTCGGTCGTGGTCTCGGCGGTGGCGCCGGCAAGGCCAATGCGGAGCCTGTTGGTCCCGACGCCGTGCACATTAAGGCGCAGGACAAGGTGATCGCGTCGGGCAAGAAGCTCGCCGATCAGGAGAAGTTCAAGCGCGACGAGCATCCGTTCGATGCCTATCCGCGGCTGCGGCAGCAAGCGCTCGACAATGCGCCGCCGAGCCCCGCGGACAATTTCCGCTGGCGCTATTACGGGATCTTCTACGTCGCGCCGACGCAGGACTCCTACATGAGCCGCCTGCGCATTCCGAACGGCATCATGAAGCACTGGCAGCTGTCCGGCCTTGCCGATCTCGCCGACGAACTCTGCGGCCCCTATAGCCACGTCACGACGCGCGCCAATCTCCAGCTTCGCGAGATTCCGCCGAAGAACGCCGTGAAGCTGATCGAGGGCATTCAGGATCTCGGCCTGTGCTCGCGCGGCTCCGGCGCCGACAACATCCGCAACGTGACGGGGACGCCGACCGCGGGCATCGATCCGCAGGAAATCCTCGATACGCGGTCCTATGCGCGGGAGTGGCACTACCACATCCTCAACGATCGCTCGCTCTACGGATTGCCGCGCAAGTTCAACGTCGCCTTCGACGGCGCCGGCAGGATCGCGGTGCTGGAAGAGACCAACGACATTGCCTTCACCGCGTTCGAGGTGAAGGACGGGTTCGGCGTCGAGCCCGGTGTCTGGTTCCGCCTCGGCCTCGGCGGCATCACCGGCCACAAGGATTTTGCGAAATATTCCGGCATCATCGTCAAGCCCGAGCAGGCGACCGCCGTTGCCGACGCCATCGTGCGCGTGTTCATCGAGCACGGCGACCGCACCAACCGCAACAAGGCGCGGCTGAAATACGTGCTCGATAGCATGGGCCATGACGGCTTCCTCAAGCTTGTCGAGGAGCGGCTGAAGACGCCGTTCACCCGCGTGCCGGAAGAAGCGTTTGCGCCCCGGCCTGCCGCCGACCGCATGGCGCATATCGGCGTGCACAAGCAGAAGCAGGACGGGCTGAACTGGATCGGCGTGTCGCTGACGCTCGGCAAGATCAGCTGCGACCAGATGCGGGGCCTCGCAAAGGTCTCGCGCGATCTCGGCGATGGCGAGATCCGCCTCACCGTCTGGCAGAACCTGCTGATCTCAGGCGTGCGCGACGAGAATGTCGAGCTCGCCATTGCCGCGATCAAGCAGATCGGGCTCGCGGTCGAGGCCTCGCATATCCGCGCCGGCCTGATCGCCTGCACCGGCAATGCCGGCTGCCGCTTCGCGGCGTCCAATACCAAGCGCAATGCCGAAGAGATCGGTGACTGGTGCGAGCCGCGCGTCGCCATGGACAAGCCGGTCAACATCCACGTCACCGGCTGCCACCATTCCTGCGCGCAGCATTACATCAGCGATATCGGCCTGATCGGCGCGCGGGTGCCCGTCAACGAGGAGGACACGGTGGAGGGGTATCATCTCTTCACCGGTGGCGGGTTCGGCCCCGACGCCGATGTCGGGCAGGAGGTCTATCATGACCTCAAGGCCGAGGACGCGCCGAAGACGGTCGAGGGGCTGCTCAAGGCTTACATGGCCCATCGCTCGTCGCCCGATGAAACTTTCCTGTCCTTTGCGCGCCGCCATGATGGCGAAACCCTGCGCAAGCTTGCCGATGCACAGGTGTCCGCATGA
- the rimO gene encoding 30S ribosomal protein S12 methylthiotransferase RimO, with translation MDQTAAPKVSFVSLGCPKALVDSERIITRLRAEGYELARKHDGADIVIVNTCGFLDSAKQESLSAIGEAMAENGKVIVTGCMGAEPEQIEQAYPGVLSITGPQQYESVLDAVHRALPPAHNPHVDLVPPQGIKLTPRHYAYLKISEGCNNRCTFCIIPKLRGDLVSRPANDVLREAERLVGAGVKELLVISQDTSAYGVDLKYAESPWKDRQVRAKFLDLARELGELGAWVRLQYVYPYPHVDEVIALMNEGKVLPYLDIPFQHASPEVLKAMKRPAAQDKTLARIKRWREECPDLALRSTFIVGFPGETDADFAYLLDWLDEAEIDRLGCFKYEPVAGATSNAIENPVPEEVKQERYNALMARQQKISARRLKRKVGTRQQIIIDEVGPTVLKGRSKADAPEIDGAVYLSSRRPLRVGEIVTAKIERADQYDLHGSVAGF, from the coding sequence ATGGATCAGACGGCTGCGCCCAAGGTCAGCTTCGTGTCGCTCGGGTGTCCCAAGGCATTGGTGGATTCCGAGCGCATCATCACGCGCCTGCGCGCCGAGGGCTACGAGCTCGCCCGCAAGCATGACGGGGCCGACATCGTCATCGTCAACACCTGCGGCTTCCTCGACAGCGCCAAGCAGGAATCGCTCTCGGCGATCGGCGAGGCCATGGCCGAGAACGGCAAGGTGATCGTGACCGGTTGCATGGGCGCCGAGCCCGAGCAGATCGAGCAGGCCTATCCCGGCGTGCTCTCCATCACCGGACCGCAGCAATATGAGAGCGTGCTGGACGCCGTGCATCGCGCGCTGCCGCCCGCGCACAATCCGCATGTCGACCTGGTTCCGCCGCAGGGCATCAAGCTGACGCCGCGCCACTACGCCTATTTGAAGATCTCCGAAGGCTGCAACAACCGCTGCACCTTCTGCATCATCCCGAAGCTGCGCGGCGATCTCGTCTCGCGCCCGGCCAATGACGTGCTGCGCGAGGCCGAGCGGCTGGTCGGCGCCGGCGTCAAGGAGCTGCTGGTGATCTCGCAGGACACCTCGGCCTATGGCGTCGACCTCAAATATGCCGAGAGCCCGTGGAAGGATCGCCAGGTCCGCGCCAAATTCCTCGACCTCGCGCGCGAGCTCGGCGAGCTCGGCGCCTGGGTCCGGCTGCAATATGTGTACCCCTACCCGCATGTCGACGAGGTCATCGCGCTGATGAACGAGGGCAAGGTGCTGCCCTATCTCGACATCCCGTTCCAGCATGCAAGCCCCGAGGTGCTGAAGGCGATGAAGCGCCCGGCGGCGCAGGACAAGACGCTGGCGCGCATCAAGCGCTGGCGCGAGGAATGTCCGGATCTCGCGCTGCGCTCGACCTTCATCGTCGGCTTCCCCGGCGAGACCGACGCGGATTTCGCTTATCTGCTCGACTGGCTCGACGAGGCCGAGATCGATCGGCTCGGCTGCTTCAAATACGAGCCGGTTGCGGGCGCGACGTCGAATGCGATAGAGAACCCGGTGCCGGAAGAGGTCAAGCAGGAGCGCTACAACGCGCTGATGGCCCGCCAGCAGAAGATCTCTGCACGCAGGCTCAAGCGCAAGGTCGGCACGCGCCAGCAGATCATCATCGACGAAGTCGGCCCGACGGTTTTAAAAGGCCGCTCCAAGGCCGATGCGCCGGAGATCGACGGCGCGGTGTATCTCTCCAGCCGCCGTCCGTTGCGCGTCGGCGAAATCGTCACCGCGAAGATC
- a CDS encoding biotin-dependent carboxyltransferase family protein: MSRLVIASIGPASSVQDGGRYGAQRYGLTVSGAMDRLSLAAANTLVGNEPFAAAVEIGPFGATFTAKDGAVRVAIAGAPRNADVAEKPVAMDTSVTLKDGETLTLGFARGGAFTYLAIEGGIKGEPVFGSLAVNARAGLGSPYPRPLQAGDEFTVDAASGAPELRIELPKPASGPIRVLLGPQDDEFDDANKALFLGSEWKISATSDRMGYRLEGPAIKHLHGHNIVSDGTVNGSIQVPGNGSPIALMMDRGTSGGYPKIATVITADVGRLAQTSAGTAFRFLEVTMAEAQDEARKFAQAIRNLPDRLRSSDTVALNIEALNDANVAGHAVSAVDAGTWQVAAEP, from the coding sequence ATGAGCCGGCTCGTGATCGCCAGCATCGGGCCTGCAAGCTCCGTCCAGGACGGCGGCCGCTACGGCGCGCAGCGCTACGGCCTGACGGTCAGCGGTGCGATGGACCGTTTGTCGCTCGCGGCAGCGAACACGCTGGTCGGCAACGAGCCGTTTGCGGCCGCGGTCGAGATCGGCCCGTTCGGCGCCACGTTCACGGCCAAGGACGGCGCCGTGCGCGTCGCGATCGCGGGCGCCCCGCGCAATGCTGATGTCGCCGAGAAGCCGGTGGCGATGGACACGTCTGTGACGCTGAAGGACGGCGAGACGCTGACGCTGGGCTTTGCCCGCGGCGGCGCATTCACGTACCTCGCCATCGAAGGCGGGATCAAAGGCGAGCCGGTGTTCGGCAGCCTCGCGGTGAATGCCCGCGCCGGGCTCGGCAGCCCCTACCCGCGCCCGCTCCAGGCCGGCGACGAATTCACGGTCGATGCCGCGAGCGGTGCACCTGAGCTGCGCATCGAATTGCCGAAGCCTGCGAGCGGCCCGATCCGCGTCCTGCTGGGACCGCAGGACGACGAGTTCGACGACGCCAACAAGGCGCTGTTCCTGGGTAGCGAGTGGAAGATTTCGGCGACCTCCGATCGCATGGGCTATCGGCTCGAGGGCCCCGCGATCAAACATCTGCACGGCCACAACATCGTCTCCGACGGCACCGTCAACGGCAGCATCCAAGTGCCCGGCAACGGCTCGCCGATCGCGCTGATGATGGATCGCGGCACCTCCGGCGGTTATCCCAAGATCGCAACCGTAATCACGGCCGATGTCGGCCGCCTCGCGCAGACCTCGGCGGGAACGGCGTTCCGCTTCCTTGAGGTCACCATGGCCGAGGCGCAGGACGAGGCGCGCAAGTTCGCGCAAGCGATCCGCAACCTGCCCGATCGCCTGCGCTCCTCCGACACCGTCGCCCTCAACATCGAAGCGCTCAACGATGCTAACGTTGCGGGCCATGCGGTCAGCGCGGTGGATGCCGGGACCTGGCAGGTCGCGGCGGAGCCGTAA
- a CDS encoding LamB/YcsF family protein → MKTIDLNCDLGEGFGAWEMGNDAAMIDLASSVNVACGFHAGDPDIMRRTVELAKARGVSVGAHPGYRDLHGFGRHPIAGLKASEIENLVAYQIGALQAIATAAGHKVTHVKAHGALSNVACEDDMTAKAIAAGIKAVDPGLIFVALANSKLVKAGEDANLPLVHEVFADRAYEDDGNLVSRKKPGAVLHDAKAIADRVVRMVQDGAVVSVTGKVIKMRTDTVCIHGDTPGAVDIARGLRQALKDAGIEVAPFKRG, encoded by the coding sequence ATGAAGACGATCGATCTCAATTGCGACCTTGGCGAAGGTTTTGGCGCGTGGGAGATGGGCAACGACGCCGCGATGATCGACCTTGCAAGCTCGGTCAACGTCGCCTGCGGCTTCCATGCCGGCGACCCCGACATCATGCGCCGGACGGTGGAGCTGGCGAAGGCCCGCGGCGTCTCGGTCGGCGCACATCCCGGCTACCGCGACCTGCACGGCTTCGGCCGGCATCCGATCGCAGGCCTGAAAGCCTCCGAGATCGAGAACCTCGTCGCCTACCAGATCGGCGCACTTCAGGCGATTGCGACCGCGGCCGGACACAAGGTCACGCATGTGAAGGCGCATGGCGCGCTCTCCAACGTCGCCTGCGAGGACGACATGACAGCGAAGGCGATCGCTGCCGGCATCAAGGCGGTCGATCCCGGACTGATCTTCGTCGCGCTGGCCAATTCGAAGCTGGTGAAGGCCGGCGAAGACGCCAACCTGCCGCTGGTGCACGAGGTGTTCGCCGATCGCGCCTATGAGGACGACGGCAATCTCGTCTCGCGCAAGAAGCCCGGCGCGGTGCTGCACGACGCCAAGGCGATCGCCGACCGCGTGGTGCGCATGGTGCAGGACGGAGCGGTGGTCTCGGTCACAGGCAAGGTCATCAAGATGCGCACGGACACAGTCTGCATCCACGGCGACACGCCCGGCGCGGTCGACATCGCGCGGGGCCTGCGTCAGGCGTTGAAGGATGCCGGGATCGAGGTCGCGCCGTTCAAGCGGGGGTGA
- a CDS encoding ribonuclease activity regulator RraA: protein MSLSPEARKTLAGITTATITTVLLKKGLRNVWMRGARPLRPGLPRLVGPAFTLRFVPAREDLATPESWSSPISTRTAIEAMPEGCIAVVDAMGITDAGIFGDILCARMMKRGVTALVTDGVVRDVEGTLGTNLPVWCDGYAAPPSVAGLTFVGWGEPIGCGGVAVFPNDIVVADQDGCVLIPQAMLDHVLNEGVEQERMEAWIVNEVNNGAALPGLYPMNAETKARYAASKK from the coding sequence ATGTCGCTGTCCCCCGAAGCCCGCAAGACCCTCGCCGGCATCACCACTGCCACCATCACCACGGTCCTGCTCAAAAAGGGCCTGCGCAATGTGTGGATGCGCGGGGCGCGTCCGCTGCGTCCGGGCCTGCCGCGCCTGGTGGGACCGGCCTTCACGCTTCGCTTCGTGCCGGCACGCGAGGACCTGGCGACGCCGGAATCCTGGTCCTCGCCGATCTCGACCCGCACCGCGATCGAGGCCATGCCGGAGGGCTGTATCGCTGTCGTGGACGCCATGGGCATCACCGATGCCGGCATCTTCGGCGACATCCTCTGCGCCCGCATGATGAAGCGCGGCGTCACCGCGCTCGTCACCGACGGCGTGGTGCGTGACGTCGAGGGCACGCTCGGCACCAATCTGCCGGTGTGGTGCGACGGCTATGCCGCGCCGCCGTCGGTTGCGGGCCTCACCTTCGTCGGCTGGGGCGAGCCGATTGGCTGCGGCGGCGTCGCCGTGTTCCCGAACGACATCGTTGTCGCCGACCAGGACGGCTGCGTGCTGATCCCGCAGGCGATGCTCGATCACGTCCTCAACGAGGGCGTCGAGCAGGAGCGGATGGAAGCCTGGATCGTCAACGAGGTGAACAACGGCGCGGCGCTTCCGGGCCTCTATCCTATGAACGCCGAAACCAAGGCGCGCTACGCCGCCAGCAAGAAGTAA
- the pxpB gene encoding 5-oxoprolinase subunit PxpB, which produces MAATLPPPRLLPSGDSAVTVEFSRTIDDAANERVLALDKALVAKPIDGISETVPTYRSLLVHYDPGKIGFDALGEKLLAIAGPPLPPATKARRWRIPVAYGGEHGIDLEDVAKALNTTPDDIIARHAGGDYRVAMIGFTPGWSYLSGLDKSLHMSRRQSPRLFTPAGTISIGGIQAGIQCLAAPSGWHLLGRTPVRTYQLHRNPTFLTEPGDRVTFFAIDHKTFEELDRAAEAGEIIAEQVVA; this is translated from the coding sequence ATGGCCGCGACGCTCCCCCCGCCCCGCCTTCTGCCCAGTGGCGACAGCGCCGTCACGGTCGAGTTCAGCCGCACCATCGACGACGCCGCCAACGAGCGCGTGCTCGCGCTCGACAAGGCGCTCGTGGCAAAACCCATCGACGGCATCAGCGAGACCGTGCCGACCTATCGCTCACTGCTGGTGCATTACGACCCCGGCAAGATCGGCTTCGACGCACTCGGCGAAAAGCTCCTTGCGATCGCCGGCCCGCCGCTGCCGCCGGCTACCAAGGCTCGGCGCTGGCGCATTCCCGTCGCTTATGGCGGCGAGCACGGCATCGACCTCGAGGACGTCGCCAAGGCGCTGAACACCACGCCCGACGACATCATCGCCCGTCACGCCGGCGGCGATTATCGCGTCGCCATGATCGGCTTCACGCCGGGCTGGTCCTATCTCAGCGGCCTCGACAAATCCCTGCACATGTCGCGGCGGCAGAGCCCGCGGCTGTTCACGCCGGCCGGCACCATCTCGATCGGCGGCATCCAGGCGGGCATCCAGTGCCTGGCCGCGCCGAGCGGCTGGCACCTGCTCGGCCGCACGCCGGTCAGAACCTATCAGCTCCACCGGAACCCGACCTTTCTCACCGAACCCGGTGATCGCGTGACGTTTTTCGCCATCGACCACAAGACGTTCGAGGAACTGGACCGCGCCGCCGAAGCCGGCGAGATCATCGCCGAGCAGGTGGTCGCATGA
- a CDS encoding sulfite reductase subunit alpha, whose translation MNQITPPPKLDIIPASAPFSDAQRSWLNGFFAGLLSPDVASPLSAEQGAAVMQAGDGDDGEAPWHDQTMPIADRMKLAEGRPVRRKMMAAMAQQDCGQCGYNCHDYSEAIAGRSEARLNLCVPGGKETARMLKSLYEELDKAPAAKTADKQDAVAAPAVTVTIAEPGRSRDNPVAATFLSRRLLNKGKSEKETYHVEFDLSESKLDYIVGDSFGVFARNEVGLVDQIIALLGASHTTKVNGKTLREVLIDDVSLSPAPDTLFELLSFITGGAQREKARALAQGEDPDGDAATLDVMAALQKFSGTRPHPEAFVEALEPLQPRLYSISSSHNATPGKLSLTVDSVRYIIGKRKRLGVASTFLGERIAEGEKLKVYVQKAHGFGLPQDPKTPVVMIGPGTGIAPFRAFLLDRKATGAPGKNWLFFGHQRSDCDFFYQDELNAMKTSGLLTRMSLAWSRDGEKKFYVQDRMREVGRELWTWLAEGAHLYICGDAKRMAKDVERALVDIVAQFGARSTDEAVSFVAELKKTGRFQADVY comes from the coding sequence ATGAACCAGATCACGCCTCCGCCGAAACTCGACATCATTCCCGCCAGCGCGCCGTTCTCCGACGCGCAGCGCTCCTGGCTGAACGGCTTCTTTGCCGGGCTGCTGTCGCCTGATGTGGCATCGCCTTTGTCGGCGGAGCAGGGCGCTGCCGTCATGCAGGCCGGTGACGGCGACGACGGCGAAGCCCCGTGGCACGACCAGACCATGCCGATCGCCGACCGGATGAAGCTTGCCGAAGGCCGCCCCGTGCGTCGCAAGATGATGGCCGCGATGGCGCAGCAGGATTGCGGCCAGTGCGGCTACAATTGCCACGACTATTCGGAGGCGATTGCGGGCCGCAGCGAAGCTCGGCTCAATCTCTGCGTCCCCGGCGGCAAGGAAACCGCGCGGATGCTGAAGTCGCTGTACGAGGAGCTGGACAAGGCGCCGGCGGCCAAGACGGCCGACAAGCAGGACGCGGTGGCAGCCCCGGCCGTGACGGTGACGATTGCCGAGCCCGGCCGCTCGCGCGACAACCCGGTCGCGGCGACGTTCCTGTCGCGGCGCCTGCTCAACAAGGGCAAGTCGGAGAAAGAAACCTATCACGTCGAATTCGATCTCTCCGAGAGCAAGCTCGACTACATCGTCGGCGACAGTTTTGGCGTGTTCGCGCGCAACGAGGTCGGTCTCGTCGACCAGATCATCGCGCTGCTCGGCGCCTCCCACACCACCAAGGTCAACGGCAAGACGCTGCGTGAGGTGCTGATCGACGACGTCTCGCTGTCGCCGGCACCCGACACGCTGTTCGAGTTGCTCTCCTTCATCACCGGTGGCGCGCAGCGCGAGAAGGCGCGTGCGCTGGCGCAGGGCGAGGATCCCGATGGTGACGCCGCGACGCTCGACGTGATGGCGGCGCTGCAGAAGTTCTCCGGCACGCGGCCGCATCCCGAAGCCTTCGTCGAGGCGCTGGAGCCGCTCCAGCCGCGGCTCTATTCGATCTCCTCGTCGCACAACGCCACGCCCGGAAAGCTGTCGTTGACGGTGGATTCCGTGCGCTACATCATCGGCAAGCGCAAGCGCCTCGGCGTCGCCTCGACCTTCCTCGGCGAGCGCATCGCAGAGGGCGAGAAGCTGAAGGTCTATGTGCAGAAGGCGCATGGCTTCGGCCTGCCGCAGGACCCGAAGACGCCTGTCGTCATGATCGGCCCCGGCACCGGTATCGCGCCGTTCCGCGCCTTCCTGCTCGACCGCAAGGCGACCGGCGCGCCCGGCAAGAACTGGCTGTTCTTCGGCCATCAGCGCAGCGACTGCGACTTCTTCTACCAGGACGAGCTCAATGCGATGAAGACCTCTGGGCTTCTGACGCGCATGTCGCTTGCCTGGTCGCGCGACGGCGAGAAGAAGTTCTACGTGCAGGACCGCATGCGCGAGGTCGGCCGCGAGTTGTGGACGTGGCTCGCCGAAGGCGCGCATCTCTACATCTGCGGCGATGCCAAGCGCATGGCCAAGGACGTCGAGCGCGCGCTGGTTGACATCGTCGCCCAGTTCGGGGCCCGATCGACCGACGAGGCCGTCAGCTTTGTCGCCGAACTCAAGAAGACCGGCCGCTTCCAGGCTGACGTCTACTAA
- a CDS encoding (R)-mandelonitrile lyase, giving the protein MEITVAGTRPTRRAPKENFIGTVWQDPVIMAPAPARLNCSRVAFEPGARTNWHHHPLGQTLYVISGVGRVQTKGGPVQEIRPGDTVWIPPGELHWHGASPTNGMCHIAMQEALDGVYSTWLEPVTDAEYGAALG; this is encoded by the coding sequence ATGGAGATCACTGTTGCAGGCACGCGGCCGACCCGCCGCGCACCCAAGGAAAACTTCATCGGCACCGTGTGGCAAGACCCCGTCATCATGGCGCCCGCGCCGGCACGGCTGAACTGCTCGCGCGTTGCGTTCGAGCCGGGTGCACGCACCAACTGGCACCACCATCCGCTCGGGCAGACGCTCTACGTGATTTCGGGTGTCGGCCGCGTTCAGACCAAGGGCGGCCCGGTCCAGGAAATCCGTCCCGGCGACACCGTCTGGATTCCGCCGGGCGAGTTGCATTGGCACGGGGCATCCCCGACCAACGGCATGTGCCACATCGCCATGCAGGAAGCGCTCGACGGCGTCTATTCGACCTGGCTGGAGCCGGTCACGGACGCGGAGTACGGTGCGGCGCTCGGCTAG